A stretch of the Oceanicola sp. D3 genome encodes the following:
- a CDS encoding septum formation initiator family protein, with protein MAFSRRRPAFGVVIYFAVTLSLGLYFTFAAVQGDYGLFRRVEIEAEARELKAERERLMSEVAVLRNKTHRMSDTYLDLDLLDQQARDVLGLIRADEIVIR; from the coding sequence ATGGCATTTTCCCGCAGACGGCCGGCATTCGGTGTGGTGATCTATTTCGCCGTCACCCTGTCGCTTGGGCTCTATTTCACCTTCGCGGCGGTTCAGGGCGACTATGGCCTGTTTCGCCGGGTCGAGATTGAGGCCGAAGCGCGTGAGTTGAAGGCCGAGCGCGAGCGCCTGATGTCGGAGGTGGCGGTGCTGCGCAACAAGACGCACCGCATGTCTGACACCTACCTCGACCTAGACCTGCTCGATCAGCAAGCGCGCGATGTGCTCGGCCTGATCCGCGCCGACGAGATCGTTATCCGCTAA
- a CDS encoding DUF2793 domain-containing protein — MDETTQLKLPLLQASQAQKHVTVNAALMRLDGLAQLRLQSATTTTPPGVVEDGECWFVPSGSVNAWAGQSGQIAIGDNGGWAFVDPQVGWRAWIIDTATDALWGGTAWQPPLMAASPHGAASKMQILEFDHSITAGPSDTTAAQVPANSMVFAVSARVITEITGTLTAWTFGINGSESQFGSGLGLGQGSYCTGLLGSPTTWYSASPLKLSAVGGDFAGGAIRVAAHYYTIDLPSL; from the coding sequence ATGGATGAGACCACGCAGCTCAAGTTGCCGCTCTTGCAGGCCAGTCAGGCGCAAAAACATGTGACAGTGAACGCCGCGCTCATGCGGCTGGATGGGTTAGCGCAACTTCGGCTTCAGTCCGCCACAACCACAACGCCGCCGGGTGTTGTGGAGGATGGGGAATGCTGGTTTGTGCCGAGCGGCTCTGTCAACGCATGGGCAGGGCAGAGCGGGCAGATTGCCATTGGTGATAACGGTGGCTGGGCTTTTGTCGATCCGCAAGTCGGGTGGCGGGCCTGGATCATCGACACAGCAACCGACGCGCTTTGGGGCGGCACGGCGTGGCAGCCGCCGCTGATGGCCGCGAGCCCTCACGGCGCTGCGTCCAAGATGCAGATACTGGAGTTTGACCACAGCATCACAGCGGGGCCCTCCGACACGACGGCTGCGCAGGTGCCTGCAAATTCGATGGTATTTGCAGTCTCCGCGCGAGTTATTACCGAAATAACCGGGACGCTGACGGCTTGGACATTTGGCATCAACGGATCTGAAAGCCAGTTTGGCTCCGGGCTTGGGCTTGGGCAAGGGTCCTATTGCACGGGGCTGCTTGGATCGCCGACCACTTGGTATTCGGCGTCGCCGCTTAAGCTCAGCGCGGTGGGTGGTGACTTTGCAGGCGGGGCAATCCGCGTGGCAGCGCATTATTACACGATAGATCTGCCGAGCCTCTGA
- a CDS encoding pyruvate dehydrogenase complex dihydrolipoamide acetyltransferase: protein MPTEVLMPALSPTMEQGTLAKWLVKEGDTVSSGDLLAEIETDKATMEFEAVDEGVIGKILIEEGTEGVAVNTPIAVMLEDGESADDIGDASSGSSAPKEESSAKPEGQERSGEPAAKSSGAAEESDVKAPAAPEKDGERVFASPLARRIAKEKGIDLTAIKGSGPKGRIVKADVESAKPGAAPAKEESKAATPAAAAAAPAGPSTEAVIKMYEGREYEEVKLDGMRKTIAARLTEAKQTIPHFYLRRDIQLDALLKFRSQLNKQLEGRGVKLSVNDFIIKACALALQSVPDCNAVWAGDRVLKLKPSDVAVAVAIEGGLFTPVLKDADTKSLSALSAEMKDLAGRARDRKLAPHEYQGGTFAISNLGMFGIDNFDAVINPPHGAILAVGAGVKKPVVGMDGELTVATVMSVTLSVDHRVIDGALGAEFLKALTENLENPMVMLA, encoded by the coding sequence ATGCCCACCGAAGTTTTGATGCCCGCCCTCTCGCCAACCATGGAGCAAGGCACGCTTGCGAAATGGCTGGTGAAAGAAGGCGATACCGTCTCTTCCGGCGACCTGCTGGCAGAAATCGAGACCGATAAGGCGACGATGGAGTTTGAGGCCGTCGATGAAGGTGTGATCGGCAAGATCCTGATCGAGGAAGGCACCGAAGGTGTGGCGGTGAATACGCCCATCGCGGTGATGCTCGAAGACGGTGAAAGTGCCGATGACATTGGGGATGCCTCATCCGGCAGCTCCGCGCCGAAAGAGGAATCTTCGGCCAAACCCGAGGGCCAGGAACGTTCGGGCGAGCCCGCCGCCAAGTCGTCCGGCGCAGCAGAAGAGTCTGACGTAAAGGCCCCGGCAGCCCCCGAGAAAGATGGCGAGCGTGTCTTCGCATCACCGCTGGCGCGCCGGATTGCAAAGGAAAAGGGCATCGACCTGACTGCCATCAAGGGGTCCGGCCCCAAGGGACGGATCGTGAAGGCCGATGTAGAAAGCGCCAAGCCCGGTGCCGCCCCCGCCAAGGAGGAAAGCAAGGCCGCCACCCCGGCAGCTGCTGCGGCAGCACCCGCTGGCCCCTCCACCGAGGCCGTCATCAAGATGTACGAGGGCCGCGAGTACGAAGAGGTCAAGCTCGACGGGATGCGCAAGACCATTGCTGCCCGTCTCACCGAGGCCAAGCAGACGATCCCGCACTTCTACCTGCGGCGTGACATTCAGCTTGATGCGCTCCTCAAGTTCCGCAGCCAGCTGAACAAGCAGCTTGAAGGCCGTGGCGTAAAGCTTTCGGTGAACGACTTCATCATCAAGGCCTGTGCCCTCGCCCTGCAATCCGTGCCCGACTGCAATGCCGTTTGGGCCGGAGACCGAGTGCTGAAGCTCAAGCCGTCGGACGTGGCCGTGGCCGTGGCAATCGAAGGCGGGCTGTTTACGCCTGTGCTTAAGGATGCCGACACCAAGAGCCTCTCCGCACTTTCTGCCGAGATGAAAGACCTTGCCGGTCGTGCACGTGATCGCAAGCTCGCGCCGCATGAATACCAGGGCGGCACCTTCGCAATTTCCAACCTCGGTATGTTCGGGATTGACAACTTCGATGCCGTCATCAACCCGCCACACGGTGCGATCCTCGCTGTGGGCGCTGGGGTGAAAAAGCCGGTCGTCGGGATGGATGGCGAGCTGACCGTGGCCACGGTTATGAGCGTTACGCTCTCGGTCGACCACCGGGTGATTGACGGGGCGCTCGGTGCAGAGTTCCTCAAGGCGCTCACCGAGAACCTCGAAAATCCAATGGTCATGCTCGCCTGA
- the pdhA gene encoding pyruvate dehydrogenase (acetyl-transferring) E1 component subunit alpha encodes MAARKTTRKSPAKSNTSKEELLAYYKDMLLIRRFEEKAGQLYGMGLIGGFCHLYIGQEAVVVGLEAAAEEGDKRITSYRDHGHMLACGMDPKGVMAELTGREGGYSKGKGGSMHMFSKEKHFYGGHGIVGAQVPLGAGLAFADKYKDNKRVTFTYFGDGAANQGQVYETFNMAALWKLPVVFVIENNQYAMGTSQARSTSTEDIHTRGVPFGIPGEIVDGMDVLAVKAAGEKAVEHCRSGEGPYILEVKTYRYRGHSMSDPAKYRTREEVQKMREERDPIERVRAMLLEGKHASEDDLKAIDKETKEIVNASADFAKESPEPALEELWTDIYADVAPQEEDA; translated from the coding sequence ATGGCGGCTCGGAAGACCACCAGGAAATCACCCGCAAAATCCAACACGTCGAAAGAAGAGCTGCTGGCCTACTACAAGGACATGCTGCTCATTCGTCGTTTTGAGGAGAAGGCTGGCCAGCTCTACGGCATGGGCCTGATCGGCGGCTTCTGTCACCTCTACATCGGCCAAGAGGCCGTTGTTGTCGGGCTGGAAGCCGCTGCGGAAGAAGGCGACAAACGCATCACCTCCTATCGTGACCACGGCCACATGCTGGCCTGCGGGATGGACCCGAAAGGCGTCATGGCCGAGCTCACGGGCCGCGAAGGCGGCTACTCCAAGGGCAAGGGCGGCTCGATGCACATGTTCTCGAAAGAGAAGCATTTCTACGGCGGCCACGGCATCGTCGGCGCTCAGGTGCCCCTCGGCGCTGGCCTCGCCTTTGCCGACAAATACAAGGATAACAAGCGCGTAACCTTCACCTACTTCGGTGACGGTGCTGCCAACCAGGGCCAGGTCTACGAGACCTTTAACATGGCCGCGCTCTGGAAGCTGCCGGTGGTTTTCGTCATCGAGAACAACCAATATGCAATGGGCACCTCGCAGGCCCGCTCCACCTCCACCGAAGACATCCACACCCGCGGCGTGCCCTTCGGTATCCCCGGCGAGATCGTCGATGGCATGGACGTGCTGGCCGTTAAGGCCGCCGGTGAAAAAGCCGTGGAGCACTGCCGCTCAGGCGAAGGCCCCTACATTCTGGAAGTCAAAACATACCGTTACCGTGGCCACTCCATGTCGGACCCGGCCAAGTATCGCACCCGCGAAGAGGTTCAGAAGATGCGTGAGGAGCGTGACCCCATCGAAAGGGTCCGCGCCATGCTGCTCGAAGGCAAGCACGCCTCCGAGGATGATCTGAAGGCGATCGACAAGGAGACGAAAGAGATCGTCAACGCTTCAGCCGACTTCGCCAAGGAAAGCCCGGAGCCCGCGCTCGAAGAGCTTTGGACAGACATTTACGCGGACGTCGCGCCGCAAGAAGAAGACGCCTGA
- a CDS encoding pyruvate dehydrogenase complex E1 component subunit beta, whose product MATELLMPALSPTMEEGTLAKWLVKEGDTVNSGDILAEIETDKATMEFEAVDEGTIGKILVSEGTEGVKVNTPIAVILEEGEDASAAESVSSGSSEPAEEKEETAAPAAAKPQAEAPTELKVDTSPDWPEGTEMVQTTVREALRDAMAEEMRRDENVYLMGEEVAEYQGAYKVSQGLLDEFGDKRVIDTPITEHGFAGIAVGAAFGGLRPIVEFMTFNFAMQAIDQIINSAAKTLYMSGGQMGAPMVFRGPNGAAARVGAQHSHDYAAWYAQVPGLKVVMPYSAADAKGLMKTAIRDPNPVVFLENEILYGRSFDVPKLDDFTIPFGKAKIWREGTDVTLVSFGIGMQYALEAAEKLAEDGISAEVVDLRTLRPMDTATVIKSVMKTNRCVTIEEGFPVCSIGNHISAVLMQEAFDYLDAPVINCTGKDVPMPYAANLEKLALVTTDEVIEAVKKVTYR is encoded by the coding sequence ATGGCAACAGAACTGCTCATGCCCGCCCTGTCTCCGACAATGGAGGAAGGCACGCTGGCCAAATGGCTGGTGAAAGAGGGTGACACCGTAAATTCGGGCGACATCCTCGCCGAGATCGAAACCGACAAGGCCACGATGGAATTCGAGGCCGTGGATGAAGGTACCATCGGCAAGATCCTCGTTTCCGAGGGCACCGAAGGGGTGAAGGTGAATACCCCCATCGCGGTGATCCTTGAGGAAGGCGAAGACGCCTCAGCCGCCGAAAGCGTCTCTTCTGGCTCCAGCGAACCCGCTGAAGAAAAGGAAGAAACCGCCGCCCCGGCTGCTGCCAAACCGCAGGCCGAAGCGCCGACCGAGTTGAAGGTAGACACGTCTCCCGATTGGCCCGAAGGCACCGAGATGGTGCAAACGACGGTTCGCGAAGCACTGCGCGACGCTATGGCCGAAGAGATGCGCCGCGACGAAAACGTCTATCTGATGGGCGAAGAAGTCGCCGAATATCAGGGCGCTTACAAGGTTTCCCAAGGTCTGCTCGACGAGTTCGGCGACAAGCGGGTGATCGACACCCCAATCACCGAGCACGGCTTCGCCGGTATCGCCGTTGGTGCAGCGTTCGGGGGCCTTCGCCCCATCGTCGAGTTCATGACCTTCAACTTCGCCATGCAGGCGATCGACCAGATCATCAACTCCGCCGCAAAAACGCTGTACATGTCTGGCGGTCAGATGGGGGCGCCCATGGTGTTCCGCGGCCCCAACGGCGCTGCAGCCCGTGTTGGCGCTCAGCACAGCCACGACTATGCCGCATGGTACGCTCAGGTGCCCGGTCTCAAAGTCGTCATGCCCTACTCCGCCGCTGACGCGAAGGGCCTGATGAAGACCGCGATCCGAGACCCCAACCCGGTGGTCTTCCTTGAAAATGAAATCCTCTATGGCCGGTCCTTCGACGTGCCCAAGCTGGATGATTTTACCATCCCCTTCGGCAAGGCAAAAATCTGGCGGGAGGGCACGGATGTGACCTTGGTCAGCTTTGGTATAGGGATGCAGTATGCGCTCGAAGCCGCTGAAAAGCTTGCCGAAGATGGGATTTCTGCCGAGGTCGTCGATTTGCGCACCCTGCGCCCGATGGATACCGCCACGGTGATCAAATCGGTGATGAAAACCAACCGCTGCGTGACCATAGAAGAGGGCTTCCCGGTCTGTTCGATCGGCAACCACATCTCGGCCGTTCTGATGCAAGAGGCGTTTGATTATCTCGACGCCCCGGTCATCAACTGCACCGGCAAGGATGTGCCCATGCCCTACGCCGCCAACCTCGAAAAGCTCGCGCTCGTCACCACCGATGAGGTGATTGAGGCGGTGAAAAAAGTGACCTATCGCTAA
- a CDS encoding TraR/DksA family transcriptional regulator, with protein MDDPRQQAFRRRLQARLQELSDGEVLGQEGRKIVELDQQSVGRLSRMDALQSQAMAQAASRMRSAEKQRINAALARMEEGEFGYCVDCGEEIASARLEHDPAAALCITCARG; from the coding sequence ATGGATGACCCAAGGCAACAAGCCTTCAGAAGGCGCCTGCAAGCGCGGCTGCAGGAACTGTCCGACGGGGAGGTGCTCGGCCAGGAAGGCAGGAAAATCGTGGAACTGGATCAACAGTCGGTTGGTCGGCTGAGCCGTATGGATGCCTTGCAATCACAGGCAATGGCTCAGGCCGCAAGCCGGATGCGGAGTGCGGAGAAACAGCGGATCAATGCCGCGCTCGCCCGGATGGAGGAGGGGGAGTTTGGCTATTGTGTGGATTGTGGAGAAGAGATCGCCTCTGCCCGCCTAGAGCATGACCCCGCAGCCGCCCTCTGCATCACCTGCGCCCGTGGCTGA
- a CDS encoding fructose bisphosphate aldolase: protein MPNAEQKQKIAAGQGFIAALDQSGGSTPKALKLYGVDESRYGSDEEMFDLIHDMRSRIATAPAFTGDKVIGAILFEKTMDRDIGGKPSAQFLWEDRGVVPFLKIDKGLEDEANGVQLMKPIPGLSDLLNRAAEKGIFGTKERSVIHAANAEGIAANVAQQFELGAQVVEHGLVPILEPEINIKAPDKAEAEAILLAEISKRLDALPETSDVMLKLTLPEQANIYKPLVDHPRVLKVVALSGGYTREEANAKLAQNTGMVASFSRALTEGLSDSQSDGEFNSTISEAISSIHAASVAG, encoded by the coding sequence ATGCCGAACGCCGAGCAAAAACAAAAGATCGCCGCAGGTCAGGGCTTTATTGCCGCACTCGATCAATCGGGCGGCTCCACCCCCAAGGCGCTCAAGCTCTATGGTGTGGATGAAAGCCGCTATGGCTCCGATGAAGAAATGTTTGACCTGATCCACGACATGCGCTCGCGCATCGCCACCGCCCCGGCCTTCACAGGTGACAAGGTGATCGGCGCGATCCTCTTCGAAAAAACGATGGATCGGGACATTGGGGGCAAGCCCTCCGCCCAGTTCCTGTGGGAGGATCGCGGCGTTGTTCCTTTTCTGAAAATCGACAAGGGCCTCGAAGATGAGGCCAATGGCGTGCAGCTGATGAAGCCCATTCCCGGCCTGTCCGACTTGCTCAACCGCGCCGCTGAGAAAGGCATTTTCGGCACCAAGGAACGCTCGGTGATCCACGCCGCCAATGCCGAAGGCATCGCCGCGAATGTCGCTCAGCAGTTCGAGCTTGGCGCACAGGTGGTGGAGCATGGGCTGGTGCCAATTCTCGAGCCGGAGATAAACATCAAGGCCCCCGATAAGGCCGAGGCCGAGGCAATCCTCCTCGCCGAAATCTCCAAGCGGCTCGACGCACTGCCAGAAACCTCAGATGTGATGCTCAAACTCACGCTGCCAGAGCAGGCGAACATCTACAAACCGCTGGTGGATCATCCGCGCGTGCTGAAGGTTGTGGCGCTCTCGGGTGGCTACACGCGCGAGGAGGCCAATGCCAAGCTCGCGCAAAACACCGGCATGGTGGCCAGTTTCTCCCGGGCGCTCACCGAGGGGCTTTCAGACAGCCAATCTGATGGCGAGTTCAACAGCACCATCAGCGAAGCCATCAGCTCGATCCACGCGGCCTCCGTCGCGGGATAA
- a CDS encoding glycoside hydrolase/phage tail family protein, whose amino-acid sequence MATIILSAAGAALGSSLGGTFLGLSGAVIGRAIGATLGRVIDQRLMGQGSQVVETGKVERFRVTGASEGAPIGQIYGRMRVGGQVIWATQFKETVREEDTGGKGAPSGPTVRSYSYSISLAVALCEGEISRVGRIWADGVELAPDDLNMRVYTGSEGQLPDPKMEAVEGEGRVPAYRGVAYVVLEDLELGDFGNRVPQLSFEVVRPVSEEADTPEARSLSRVVKAVAFVPGTGEYALATTPVHYDFGLGESQSANVNSPTGRTDFSVSLDTLNEELPACGSVSLVVSWFGDDLRCGACQIKPKVEQANHDGKPMAWKVSGVSRASAELTPQTEERRPIYGGTPADKAVAQAIAALKASGQEVVFYPFILMDQLEGNGLADPWSDASDQPKLPWRGRITQSIAAGRDGSPDGTASADAEVAAFFGTASASDFSVAGMAVSYTGPAEWSFRRFILHYAHLCVAAGGVDAFCLGSEMRGLTQIRGASGFPAVAQMQALAAELRSILGPSCKIGYAADWSEYFGYHPQDGSGDVFFHLDPLWADPNVDFIGIDNYMPLSDWRDGDEHADAAAGAIYNLDYLKANVAGGEGYDWYYAHDAARDAQIRTPIVDQAHGEDWVFRYKDLKSWWQNEHFERVGGVRQAQPTAWMPQSKPIWFTELGCAALDKGSNQPNKFLDAKSSESGLPHYSDGTRDDLIQAQYLRAMSAHFDDPANNPVSAEYGGAMVDMSRAHVWAWDARPFPYFPAALDLWSDGENYARGHWLNGRATSEALSAVVAEICLRSGVSLVALDLGKLYGLVRGFTVTDLAGARSALQPLMLAFGFDAVERDGVLRFASRTGVPVGGISRETLAVTEDLDADITLVRAPSAETAGKVRLNYVESNGDYEVRAAEAIFPDEATFAVAQSELPLALTQAEAQSIVERWLSESRIARDTARFALPPSRLKIGAGDVITLPTEDRAAHYRVDRVEQAGSQIIDAVRVEANVYKPSDAVESPATLVPFVPPLPVYPLFLDLPLLTGEEVEHAPHVAATARPWPGSVAVYGSATGDDYELNRLLTARATIGVTETPLVAGRPGQWEWGEPLRVRLSAGALSSATEGQVLAGRNAVAIGDGTPGNWEVFQFVTADLVSSRTYELKQRLRGQLGTDGLMPEVWPVGSEVVLLDSSLVQIDLASSSRRLSRHYRIGPAGRPYTDASFVERQEAFDGNGLRPYAPVHLKGRRDESGHLQVSWIRRTRMDGDSWDVPEVPLGEASEAYVLRVVQAEAVVREVTLDAVGWTYTASQQVSDSVTGAFEIHVAQISERYGPGLFGKVEING is encoded by the coding sequence ATGGCGACGATTATACTTTCGGCAGCGGGCGCTGCGCTTGGCTCGTCGCTTGGTGGCACATTTCTTGGCCTGTCGGGCGCGGTGATTGGCCGTGCGATTGGAGCAACGCTCGGGCGGGTGATCGACCAGCGCTTGATGGGGCAGGGCAGCCAGGTTGTGGAAACCGGCAAGGTTGAGCGGTTTCGGGTGACGGGCGCCAGTGAAGGTGCGCCGATCGGGCAGATCTACGGGCGGATGCGCGTGGGTGGGCAGGTGATTTGGGCGACCCAGTTCAAGGAGACCGTTCGTGAGGAAGACACTGGCGGCAAGGGGGCCCCGTCGGGCCCAACCGTGCGCAGTTACTCCTATTCGATCAGCCTGGCCGTTGCGCTTTGTGAAGGAGAGATCAGCCGGGTTGGACGGATTTGGGCCGATGGGGTGGAGCTTGCGCCGGATGATCTGAACATGCGGGTTTATACCGGGAGCGAAGGTCAGCTGCCGGACCCGAAGATGGAGGCCGTTGAGGGAGAGGGCCGTGTGCCTGCATATCGCGGGGTGGCTTACGTGGTGCTTGAGGATCTTGAACTGGGAGATTTTGGAAACCGCGTTCCGCAACTCTCATTTGAGGTTGTTCGCCCGGTGAGCGAGGAGGCCGATACGCCGGAAGCCCGAAGCCTGAGCCGCGTGGTCAAGGCCGTGGCGTTTGTGCCCGGCACCGGCGAATACGCCTTGGCGACAACACCTGTGCACTATGATTTCGGGCTTGGGGAGAGCCAATCGGCCAACGTCAACTCGCCAACCGGCAGGACGGACTTCTCGGTGTCGCTCGACACTTTGAACGAAGAACTGCCGGCCTGTGGCTCGGTTTCACTGGTGGTCAGTTGGTTTGGCGATGACCTGCGCTGTGGTGCCTGCCAGATCAAGCCGAAGGTTGAGCAGGCGAACCATGACGGTAAGCCGATGGCGTGGAAGGTCAGTGGGGTGAGCCGGGCGAGTGCCGAGTTGACGCCGCAAACGGAAGAGCGCCGACCGATTTATGGCGGCACCCCGGCGGATAAGGCGGTGGCCCAGGCGATTGCTGCATTGAAGGCATCTGGGCAGGAGGTTGTCTTTTATCCCTTCATCCTGATGGATCAGCTGGAAGGCAACGGCCTTGCAGACCCGTGGAGCGATGCAAGCGATCAGCCAAAGCTGCCATGGCGTGGGCGGATCACCCAATCCATCGCAGCGGGGCGCGACGGTTCGCCAGATGGCACCGCGAGCGCGGATGCTGAGGTTGCCGCGTTCTTCGGAACGGCCTCGGCTTCAGATTTCAGCGTGGCCGGAATGGCGGTGAGCTACACAGGACCGGCTGAATGGTCTTTCCGGCGGTTCATTTTGCACTATGCGCATCTTTGCGTTGCTGCGGGCGGCGTTGACGCCTTTTGCCTCGGTTCGGAGATGCGCGGGTTGACCCAGATCCGCGGGGCCAGCGGCTTTCCGGCGGTGGCTCAGATGCAGGCTTTGGCGGCTGAACTGCGCAGCATTCTGGGGCCGTCCTGCAAGATTGGCTATGCGGCTGATTGGAGCGAGTATTTTGGCTACCATCCGCAGGATGGGTCGGGAGATGTGTTCTTTCATCTCGATCCGCTCTGGGCTGATCCCAATGTCGATTTCATCGGTATCGACAATTACATGCCGCTCTCTGATTGGCGCGACGGTGATGAACACGCCGATGCGGCGGCGGGCGCGATTTATAACCTCGATTACCTGAAGGCCAATGTGGCAGGCGGGGAGGGGTATGACTGGTACTACGCCCATGATGCGGCACGCGACGCTCAGATCCGCACGCCGATTGTGGATCAGGCCCATGGTGAGGATTGGGTGTTTCGCTACAAGGATTTGAAGAGCTGGTGGCAGAACGAACATTTTGAGCGTGTTGGCGGGGTGCGACAGGCGCAGCCAACGGCATGGATGCCGCAGAGCAAGCCGATCTGGTTTACCGAGCTGGGTTGCGCTGCACTCGACAAGGGCAGCAATCAACCAAACAAGTTTCTGGATGCGAAGAGCTCTGAGAGCGGGCTGCCGCACTACTCGGATGGCACGCGCGATGACCTTATTCAGGCACAATACCTGAGGGCAATGTCGGCGCATTTTGATGACCCGGCAAACAACCCGGTGTCGGCAGAGTATGGCGGGGCGATGGTGGACATGAGCCGGGCGCATGTTTGGGCTTGGGATGCGCGACCTTTTCCCTATTTCCCGGCGGCGTTGGACCTTTGGAGCGATGGTGAAAACTACGCCCGAGGGCATTGGCTGAACGGGCGCGCGACGAGTGAGGCGCTTTCGGCGGTGGTTGCCGAAATCTGCCTGCGCTCGGGCGTCTCACTGGTTGCTCTCGATCTGGGCAAACTCTATGGCTTGGTGCGGGGCTTCACGGTGACCGATCTTGCCGGCGCGCGCTCCGCATTGCAGCCCTTGATGCTGGCCTTCGGCTTCGACGCGGTGGAGCGAGACGGCGTTTTGCGCTTTGCGAGCCGAACGGGCGTGCCGGTGGGCGGCATCAGCCGGGAGACGCTGGCGGTGACAGAAGATCTTGACGCCGACATCACGCTGGTGCGCGCGCCCTCGGCGGAGACGGCAGGCAAGGTGAGGCTCAACTATGTTGAGAGCAATGGCGATTATGAGGTGCGGGCGGCGGAGGCGATCTTTCCGGATGAGGCGACCTTTGCCGTTGCGCAGTCGGAGCTGCCGCTGGCGCTGACGCAGGCCGAGGCGCAGAGCATTGTGGAGCGCTGGCTTTCGGAGAGCAGAATTGCACGGGACACCGCGCGCTTTGCTTTGCCGCCCTCCCGTTTGAAAATCGGGGCAGGTGACGTGATCACGCTGCCGACGGAGGACCGTGCGGCCCACTACCGCGTTGACCGGGTGGAGCAGGCGGGCAGCCAGATTATTGATGCGGTGCGGGTTGAGGCCAACGTTTACAAGCCCAGCGATGCGGTTGAAAGCCCTGCCACGCTCGTGCCCTTCGTGCCTCCCTTGCCGGTTTATCCGCTGTTTCTCGACCTGCCGTTGCTGACCGGCGAGGAGGTGGAACATGCGCCGCATGTTGCTGCGACGGCGCGACCGTGGCCGGGAAGCGTGGCGGTTTATGGTTCCGCCACGGGCGATGACTATGAGCTTAACCGGCTGCTCACGGCCCGCGCGACGATTGGCGTAACAGAGACGCCCTTGGTTGCCGGGCGACCGGGGCAGTGGGAATGGGGTGAACCTTTGCGCGTGCGCCTCAGCGCGGGCGCGCTCTCCTCCGCGACCGAAGGCCAGGTTCTTGCAGGCCGCAATGCGGTGGCGATTGGAGATGGAACGCCGGGCAACTGGGAGGTGTTCCAGTTTGTTACGGCGGACCTCGTCTCAAGCCGGACGTATGAGCTGAAGCAACGCTTGCGGGGGCAGCTTGGCACGGATGGGCTGATGCCAGAGGTTTGGCCCGTTGGGAGCGAGGTGGTGCTGCTGGACAGCAGCCTTGTGCAGATCGACCTCGCCAGTTCCTCGCGGCGACTTTCTCGGCATTACCGGATTGGCCCGGCCGGGCGGCCCTATACGGATGCGTCATTTGTAGAACGACAAGAGGCATTCGATGGCAATGGGCTCCGGCCATATGCCCCTGTCCACCTCAAGGGCCGCCGGGATGAGAGCGGACATTTGCAGGTGAGCTGGATCCGGCGCACGCGGATGGACGGCGACAGTTGGGATGTGCCGGAGGTACCGCTCGGGGAAGCCAGCGAGGCCTATGTGCTGCGCGTCGTGCAGGCCGAAGCGGTGGTGCGGGAAGTGACGTTGGACGCGGTGGGTTGGACCTACACCGCCTCGCAGCAGGTCAGTGACAGCGTGACCGGCGCCTTCGAGATTCACGTGGCCCAGATCTCGGAACGGTATGGGCCGGGGCTTTTTGGAAAGGTAGAAATCAATGGATGA
- the cysE gene encoding serine O-acetyltransferase: MAQTKSKLSEVDPVWDRIIREGEEAISLEPLLGGLMHSCVLHHKSMEQALAFRVSMKLASGEMSEQLLREIADEAYAADVTIGQAARADLVAVFERDPACHRFLQPLMYFKGYQAIQAYRIGHWLWKQGRQDMAYFFQMRISETFGVDIHPACRVGKGIFLDHAHSIVFGETAVVGDNVSILHSVTLGGTGKEDEDRHPKIGDGVLIGAGAKVLGNITVGCCSRIAAGSVVLHDVPPESTVAGVPAKIVGKAGCSQPSVSMNQLLGGAD; this comes from the coding sequence ATGGCCCAGACGAAGAGCAAGCTCAGTGAGGTGGATCCCGTATGGGACCGGATCATCCGAGAGGGTGAGGAAGCGATCAGCTTGGAACCCCTCCTTGGAGGGCTGATGCACTCCTGTGTTCTGCACCATAAGTCGATGGAGCAGGCGCTCGCGTTTCGGGTTTCGATGAAGCTCGCATCGGGCGAAATGTCTGAGCAGCTTCTGCGTGAGATCGCCGACGAAGCCTATGCTGCGGATGTAACGATCGGGCAGGCGGCAAGGGCTGATCTTGTGGCTGTTTTTGAGCGTGATCCAGCGTGCCACCGCTTTTTGCAGCCGCTGATGTATTTCAAGGGCTACCAAGCTATCCAAGCCTACCGGATTGGCCACTGGCTCTGGAAGCAGGGCCGGCAGGACATGGCGTATTTTTTCCAGATGCGCATTTCGGAGACCTTCGGGGTCGACATTCACCCAGCCTGCCGCGTCGGCAAGGGCATCTTCCTCGACCATGCACATTCCATCGTCTTTGGCGAAACCGCTGTAGTGGGGGACAACGTGTCGATCCTCCACTCCGTGACGCTCGGAGGCACCGGGAAGGAAGACGAGGACCGGCACCCGAAAATCGGCGATGGCGTGCTCATCGGAGCGGGCGCCAAAGTGCTCGGTAATATCACGGTCGGCTGCTGCTCGCGCATTGCTGCTGGCTCGGTGGTGTTGCATGACGTGCCGCCAGAAAGCACCGTAGCCGGTGTGCCTGCCAAGATCGTCGGCAAGGCAGGCTGTTCACAGCCTTCGGTTTCGATGAACCAGCTTTTGGGCGGTGCTGATTAA